GCCAAGATGAGCTCTTTTGGGAAAAAGGAGCAGAAGGGAACCCGCAGCTTCGGATGGAAAGAAAAAATGGAAAGCAGAAGGAAGTACAGATTATTCGCTTTAATAATAATTATTCGACGGTGAGCTGGCAGCACCAAATTGAGCTAGGCTAGCCCACCGCTTTAGCTAAATGCTTATGAGTTTAAAAGCCTATTACGAGACCGTAGAAGCCGCTATCGCTAAATTGGGTATTGACCCCGTTTCTAGCCGAGGAAAAGAAAAAGAGGGCCTTTGGACCCTGACGAAGAAAGATATTATGGTCTGGATTGACCTCTGGGAAATCGAGAGAGAGGGCCGCCCTTATTTTCAGGTGATGTCGCCCCTTTTTCATGTTCCAGAAGATAAAAAATTAAGGGCCGAGCTTTTTGCCGAATTGCTGCAAATCAATGACCGCCTTTATGGAGGAGTTGCTTTTACTACTTTTAAGAAATGGATTTATCTTAAAACGATTCGTGAAGCAGAAGGACTCTCTGCCGATGAAGCCCATAATAGTATCATGAGAGTAGGCACTTATGCCGAACGACATGGAGAGGCCTTGGCCCATAAGTTTAATATCGAAATTGCTCGATTCAAGTAGATTGGAGCAAATGGCCCAAAAAAAGGGAAGCTGCGAATTTTCGCAGCTTCCCTTTTGCGTTTTAGAACCTCCTCTAGTATAGGGCCAAAGCCGAAAAACAAGGCTGAAAATAACTGTTGAGCGGCCTAGCGATGTGCAGCAGTGGCCGTCAAGCCAGACCGAGCCGCTGAAAGCGGCGAAGGGCCGAGCGAATAGCGAGCTGCGAAACGTAGCGCCCGCCGAAGGCGGGAGGCCCCAAACCTTAATCTAGTTCTTCAAAATCAATATATTCGCCATCATTTCGAGGCTGTTGTTTTTGCTTTTGTTGGCTGTTGCTTTGCTTTTGTGTGCCAAACTCTTGCTCGCTAACATATTGGCCCTGGCCCTGTTGTTGGGCCTGCATCTGTTGCTGGAACATCCGCATAAATTGTTCTTGTGGACTAAGCGGGCGCTCTCGTTTGGGCGGGGCCAAAAATATGGGTCTAATGAGAAAACGGTAGACCAAATAAGCAAAGAAAATAAGAAATAAAATACGCATGATATAAGTCTTGTTGTAAGCTAAGAAAGGCAAAAAGAGCGCCTAGGAAGCTTTTGCTGTCATTTTGGCAGTTTCGCTTTGCTTTTTCTGCTCTTTTGTCGCAAAGATATGCCCAGTAAGGATAGAAATGTCATCGGGAAACTCCATGCTGCCCTTAAATTCTTGCATTTCCTGCATTAGGGCCGCATTAAAATCATCGGCGGATAATTGATGATGTCTGCCAATAAAATCAGCAATAGCCTCTTCTTCGACGGTTTGCCCGGCCTCATTGCGCAAATCGGTCAAGCCATCGGTATAGAGGAAGAAAAAGGCATCCTCTTTCAGATAGATTTCGCCCCATTCTAGCTTAGGGATTTTAGGAACAATGCCCAAAATTGTACAGCCTTTATCGAGCCGTTCTACCTGCCCATTTCGGTAAAGAAAAGGGGGATTATGTCCTGCATTGAGATAGAGCAAACGGCCCGTGCTGCGGTTGTAGCGGGCCACAAAAAAGGTAATGAATCGGTCGCCTCGGGTCGCTTTTAGGACCTTCTCATTGAGGCGGTCCACAAATTCGGGAATCTTTAGATCCTTGCGATGAATGAGGGTTTGTAGGTTGGCCTGAAAGTTTGACATCAGGATGGCGGCAGAAATTCCCTTGCCCGAAATATCGGCAATACAAAAGGCAATTTCGTCTTCGTTGAGCTCCATAAAGTCATAGTAATCGCCCCCCACGCCCTCATGAGGTTGGTAAATACCCGCAAAATTAAAGCGTTGATTATTGGGCAGCTTGCTCGGAATGAGCATATTTTGCACCTGATTGGCCAGCCGAAGCTCATGCCGCATTTTCTCTTGGGCCAACTGTCTTTTAAATAGACGCTTGTTTTCTATGGCCACCGCCACCACATTGGTTAGGGTCCCAATAAAGCGAATAGACTCAAAGAGGTCTTCCCCTTTTCGGGCCTCTTTATAGACAAAGGCAAAGGCAATAGCCTCCTCCTTATGATAGACGGGAATCACATAGTTAAACTCGCAGAGCAAAGGATGGTCCTCCCCAATCTTGGCAATCCGCTGATAGGCCGAAAAATAATCGCTAATGTCTAGAACTAAGAGCTTTTCGTCTACTCCCTTATGCGTAGCAAGCTGCCAATGCCCGTCTTTGCAACTATATAGGGCAAAGCGCTGGGCGCCCATCTCCCAACAAAGGGTATCGGTATAAATTTTAAACAGGTCCTGGATCTTAATGTTGTTGTTGATGGCCTGTG
This genomic interval from Saprospira grandis contains the following:
- a CDS encoding YbjN domain-containing protein; amino-acid sequence: MSLKAYYETVEAAIAKLGIDPVSSRGKEKEGLWTLTKKDIMVWIDLWEIEREGRPYFQVMSPLFHVPEDKKLRAELFAELLQINDRLYGGVAFTTFKKWIYLKTIREAEGLSADEAHNSIMRVGTYAERHGEALAHKFNIEIARFK
- a CDS encoding DUF4834 family protein — encoded protein: MRILFLIFFAYLVYRFLIRPIFLAPPKRERPLSPQEQFMRMFQQQMQAQQQGQGQYVSEQEFGTQKQSNSQQKQKQQPRNDGEYIDFEELD
- a CDS encoding PP2C family protein-serine/threonine phosphatase, with translation MDSQDKTSLPRIEELEHKLYLQQLQINRLSEITQAINNNIKIQDLFKIYTDTLCWEMGAQRFALYSCKDGHWQLATHKGVDEKLLVLDISDYFSAYQRIAKIGEDHPLLCEFNYVIPVYHKEEAIAFAFVYKEARKGEDLFESIRFIGTLTNVVAVAIENKRLFKRQLAQEKMRHELRLANQVQNMLIPSKLPNNQRFNFAGIYQPHEGVGGDYYDFMELNEDEIAFCIADISGKGISAAILMSNFQANLQTLIHRKDLKIPEFVDRLNEKVLKATRGDRFITFFVARYNRSTGRLLYLNAGHNPPFLYRNGQVERLDKGCTILGIVPKIPKLEWGEIYLKEDAFFFLYTDGLTDLRNEAGQTVEEEAIADFIGRHHQLSADDFNAALMQEMQEFKGSMEFPDDISILTGHIFATKEQKKQSETAKMTAKAS